A single region of the Brassica rapa cultivar Chiifu-401-42 chromosome A03, CAAS_Brap_v3.01, whole genome shotgun sequence genome encodes:
- the LOC103858328 gene encoding DNA polymerase epsilon subunit B has product MSSMRKKIQKKFKTRGYSLKIDALNSILAFADQFPGDDEGEAIDLLLDHLQTENLNSSVVDAESVQGVINLLLGANDAAEEPTSNASSLAFIDAFLVPKYRYDSVKKQFIEHTSSLPVHGEASSKTEVYRERFMLLLQRVSRAELFSMPAFDAEKSQFDNSEISPIQSLVVQIGRKWVMGVISQLEDGHFYLEDLSASVEIDLSNAKITTGFFTENTIILAEGEMQNGIFQVITCGFPPLEDRDKTLNTHSGYDFFGHGMLTKDDRIRLADLERQAVNETFVILSDIWLDDEEVLGKLEKVLDGFESVEVVPSLFVFMGNFSSHPCNSSFGSYPRLRKQFGKLGRMIGNHPRLKESSRFLFIPGPDDAGPSTVLPRCGLPNSLTEELRDVIPNAIFSSNPCRVKFYNQEIVFFRKNLLYQMRRSCLIPPSAEETDDPFQHLVYTITHQSHLCPLPLMVQPIIWNYDHSLRLYPTPHTIVLGDTSEQKVCKFGGTTCFNPGSFSTDSTFVAYRPSTQEVELSGL; this is encoded by the exons atgagtagTATGAGGAAGAAGATACAGAAGAAATTTAAAACCAGAGGTTACAGCCTCAAGATCGACGCTCTCAACAGCATTCTCGCCTTCGCCGACCAATTCCCCGGCGACGATGAAGGAGAAGCCATCGATCTTCTTCTCGACCACCTCCAGACGGAAAATC ttAATTCATCAGTAGTGGATGCGGAATCAGTTCAAGGAGTGATTAATCTCTTGCTAGGAGCTAATGATGCCGCGGAGGAACCTACCTCCAATGCTTCTTCCTTGGCTTTCATCGACGCCTTTCTCGTCCCAAAGTATCGATATGATTCTGTTAAGAAGCAGTTCATCGA GCACACGAGTAGTCTGCCTGTTCACGGTGAGGCTTCTTCGAAAACAGAAGTTTACAGGGAACGGTTCATGTTGCTGTTGCAGAGAGTTTCTCGCGCTGAGCTTTTTTCTATGCCAGCTTTTGATGCTGAGAAGTCTCAGTTTGACAACTCTGAG ATATCTCCAATACAGTCTCTAGTGGTTCAAATCGGAAGGAAATGGGTGATGGGTGTGATATCACAGTTGGAAGATGGACATTTCTATTTGGAAGACCTTTCTGCTTCTGTTGAGATTGATTTGTCCAATGCA AAGATAACCACAGGGTTTTTCACTGAGAATACTATCATTTTGGCAGAAGGTGAAATGCAAAATGGTATCTTTCAG GTTATTACATGCGGATTTCCTCCTTTAGAAGACAGGGATAAAACACTAAACACACATTCTGGGTACGACTTCTTCGGACATGGCATGCTAACTAAAGATGACAGG ATTAGACTTGCAGACCTAGAAAGACAAGCAGTAAATGAAACATTTGTCATATTGTCGGACATATGGCTGGATGACGAAGAG GTTCTCGGGAAGCTGGAAAAGGTTCTTGATGGTTTTGAAAGTGTGGAGGTTGTGCCTTCCCTGTTTGTTTTCATGGGAAACTTTTCCTCTCACCCATGCAATTCATCCTTTGGTTCTTATCCACGCCTTAG GAAGCAGTTTGGTAAACTTGGGAGAATGATTGGAAACCATCCACGGCTAAAAGAAAGTAGTCGGTTTTTATTCATTCCAGGTCCTGATGACGCAG GTCCCTCAACAGTCTTGCCAAGATGCGGCTTACCAAACTCTTTAACCGAAGAGCTTCGAGATGTTATTCCCAATGCGATATTTTCAAGCAATCCATGCAG AGTAAAGTTCTACAACCAGGAGATTGTGTTCTTCCGGAAAAACCTTCTGTACCAGATGCGCCGTTCATGCTTAATACCCCCTTCTGCTGAAGAAACTGATGACCCATTTCAGCAC CTTGTCTACACAATAACTCACCAGAGCCACCTATGTCCTCTACCTCTCATGGTGCAACCTATCATTTGGAACTACGATCACTCTCTTCGACTCTACCCAACTCCTCATACG ATAGTATTAGGTGACACGAGTGAGCAAAAGGTTTGCAAGTTTGGGGGAACAACATGTTTCAATCCAGGCTCCTTTTCAACTGATAGCACCTTCGTAGCTTATCGACCTTCCACTCAAGAAGTCGAACTCTCTGGTCTCTGA
- the LOC103858330 gene encoding structural maintenance of chromosomes protein 3 isoform X1 gives MYIKLVIIEGFKSYNEQTATEDFSRKVNCVVGANGSGKSNFFHAIRFVLSDIFQNLRNEDRNALLHEGVGHQVGSAFVEIVFDNSDNRIPVDKDEIRLRRAIGLKKDEYFLDGKHITKNEVMDLLESAGFSRSNPYYVVQQGKIALLTMMKDSERLDLLKEIGGTRVYEEKRCESLKVMQDTGKLSVCTAVILEPPSLFLVHAWVCRKSNTYSRMTCLTGIKRSHIIQAVQYLDEKLRELDEEKEELRKYQQLDKQRKSLEYTIYEKELHDTREKLEQTEDERTKASEESTKMYDRVEKAHDECRSLDESLAGLTKELQTMNKKKETVEALKTEAITKKAKLELDENDLKERIAGNIQSKNDALEQISMVEREMQDSLKELEVITPLYESQVDKEKQTTKRIMELEKKLNILYQKQGRATQFSDKANRDKWLRKEIKDLMRVLDSTMGQEQKLEDEIFGLNTDLKERDAHIKNHEVEISELDTHISKSHEQFNIKKRERDEEHKKRREKWGEESQLSSEIDKLKTELERAKKNLDHATPGDVRRGLISIKRICSEHKINGVFGPLVELVDCDEKFFTAVEVTAGNSLFHVVVENDDISTKIIKHLNSRKGGRVTFIPLNRVNAPHVSYPQCSDAIPLLRRLKFDSKFAPAFGQVFGRTVVCQDLNVATRVAKGDGLDCITLEGDQVSRRGGMTGGFYDHRRSKLRLMNTIIQNMKSIDTKEKVLEDVRRQLQVIDQQITQIVTEQQRLESDWKHSRLQVEQLKQEIANETKQKHAIHIALEHKEKSLGDVRIQMEQLRSSMAMKEAEMATELVDHLTPEETEELSRLNPEIEDVKDKLIAFKTDRIETETRKAELETNLSTNLKRRIDELHATIASIDDYSLPSSAGLETQELDDAKLLVEEFTNELQGLCRSIDEKTKQVKKIKDKKEKLKTLQDDCEMKLQDANKKLEELFSLRNTLLSKQEEYRKKIMGLGPFSSESFDMYKQKNIKELQKMLHGCSEQLQQFSHVNKKALDQYVNFTEQREELQKRKAELDAGDEKIKELITVLDQQQDESIERTYKMISFHFREIFSQFVQGGHGHLVMLKKTKKKDRDHDDEDGCGEAATERRVEKYDGVTVKVSFTDQGETRSMKQLSGGQKTVVALALIFAIQKCDPAPFYLFDEIDAALDTQYRTAVGNMIRGLADDSVSTQFITTTFRPELVKVADKMYGVFHKNNASIVKVISKEQALNFIQIDQSHDT, from the exons ATGTACATCAAGCTG GTTATAATCGAAGGTTTCAAGAGTTACAATGAGCAAACTGCTACTGAGGATTTCAGCCGCAAAGTTAACTGTGTTG TTGGGGCAAATGGGTCTGGGAAAAGTAACTTTTTCCATG CAATTCGTTTTGTATTGAGTGACATCTTCCAAAATCTGCGTAATGAAGATAGGAATGCGTTACTCCAT GAAGGTGTTGGTCATCAAGTTGGATCTGCGTTCGTGGAGATTGTCTTTGATAATTCTGACAACCGCATCCCT GTTGATAAAGATGAAATTCGCTTGCGCCGAGCTATTGGTCTGAAGAAGGATGAATATTTCTTGGATGGGAAACACATTAC aaaaaatGAAGTTATGGATTTACTGGAGAGTGCTGGATTTTCTCGTTCTAATCCTTACTATGTTGTTCAACAAGGAAAG ATAGCCTTGTTGACAATGATGAAAGATTCAGAACGGCTAGATCTGCTAAAAGAGATTGGTGGTACCCGTGTTTATGAGGAGAAACGCTGTGAGAGTTTGAAAGTTATGCAGGATACAGGCAAGTTATCAGTGTGCACTGCAGTAATACTGGAACCTCCTTCATTATTTCTCGTGCATGCATGGGTATGTCGAAAATCTAATACATACAGCCGCATGACTTGTCTCACAGGGATTAAACGAAGTCATATCATCCAAGCTGTCCAATACTTGGATGAAAAACTAAGGGAACTGGacgaagagaaagaagaactcagAAAATACCAACAACTTGATAAGCAGAGAAAATCACTCGAATACACCATTTATGAAAAAGAGCTTCACGATACTAGGGAGAAACTGGAACAG ACTGAAGATGAAAGAACTAAAGCATCCGAAGAGTCTACAAAAATGTATGACAGAGTTGAGAAGGCCCATGACGAGTGCAGGAGCTTAGATGAGTCGCTGGCAGGACTGACAAAGGAGCTTCAGACAatgaacaaaaagaaagaaactgtTGAAGCACTAAAAACTGAAGCTATTACGAAGAAGGCAAAACTTGAGCTTGATGAGAATGATTTAAAGGAACGGATTGCTGGAAATATCCAGTCAAAG AATGATGCACTTGAGCAAATTAGTATGGTGGAAAGAGAAATGCAGGATTCTTTGAAGGAACTAGAGGTGATTACTCCTTTATATGAAAGTCAAGTTGACAAGGAGAAGCAAACGACCAAAAG aATCATGGAGCTGGAGAAGAAGCTTAATATTCTTTATCAGAAACAGGGTCGTGCAACTCAGTTCTCAGATAAGGCTAATCGAGACAAATGGCTCCGGAAAGAAATTAAAGATCTCATGCGTGTTCTAGACTCAACTATGGGTCAA GAGCAAAAACTTGAGGATGAAATTTTTGGCCTCAATACTGATTTGAAGGAGCGTGATGCACACATCAAGAACCATGAAGTTGAAATTAGTGAACTGGACACTCACATTTCCAAGTCCCATGAACAATTCAATATTAAAAAGAGGGAGAGGGATGAAGAACATAAAAAAAGAAG GGAAAAATGGGGAGAAGAAAGTCAACTATCTTCAGAAATTGACAAGTTGAAAACGGAACTTGAAAGGGCAAAGAAAAATCTTGATCATGCAACTCCAGGA GATGTAAGGCGAGGACTGATCTCTATCAAACGGATTTGCTCTGAGCATAAGATCAATGGAGTTTTTGGTCCACTTGTTGAGCTGGTTGATTGCGATGAGAAGTTTTTCACCGCAGTTGAAGTCACTGCTGGAAACAG CCTATTTCACGTAGTAGTTGAGAATGACGACATTTCAACCAAGATAATTAAACACCTGAATTCTCGAAAGGGTGGACGTGTGACCTTCATACCCCTGAATCGGGTAAATGCACCTCACGTAAGCTATCCACAATGTTCTGATGCAATACCACTGCTGAGGAGATTGAAGTTCGACTCCAAATTTGCACCAGCATTTGGCCAG GTTTTTGGTAGAACAGTTGTATGTCAAGATCTGAATGTAGCAACAAGAGTTGCTAAAGGTGATGGCTTGGATTGCATAACTTTAGAAG GTGACCAGGTGAGCAGAAGGGGTGGCATGACCGGTGGATTTTATGACCACAGGCGGTCGAAATTGAGATTAATGAATACCATAATACAAAATATGAAGTCTATAGATACGAAGGAGAAGGTGTTGGAGGATGTTAGAAGACAGCTGCAAG TGATAGATCAGCAGATCACACAGATTGTTACTGAGCAGCAGAGACTTGAATCAGACTGGAAGCATAGCAGATTACAGGTGGAGCAACTGAAGCAAGAGATAGCTAACGAGACTAAGCAGAAACATGCTATACATATAGCCCTTGAACATAAG GAGAAATCACTAGGTGATGTTAGAATACAAATGGAGCAGTTAAGATCTAGCATGGCCATGAAGGAAGCTGAAATGGCCACGGAACTTGTGGATCACCTAACCCCAGAAGAAACGGAAGAATTATCACGATTAAACCCAGAAATTGAGGATGTTAAGGACAAACTTATTGCATTCAAGACAGATCGGATTGAG ACAGAGACAAGAAAAGCAGAGTTGGAGACTAATTTGTCTACCAACTTAAAGAGGAGAATAGATGAGTTACATGCTACTATAGCTTCCATCGACGATTATAGTTTGCCTAGTTCAGCTGGCTTAGAAACACAAGAACTTGATGATGCAAAACTATTGGTTGAAGAGTTCACAAACGAGCTCCAAG GTCTCTGTCGAAGCATTGATGAGAAGACTAAGCAGGTCAAGAAAATTAAAGATAAGAAGGAGAAGTTAAAG ACATTGCAAGATGACTGTGAGATGAAATTGCAAGATGCAAATAAAAAGTTGGAGGAACTATTCAGCCTTCGTAACACACTCCTTTCTAAGCAAGAAGAGTATAGGAAGAAGATTATGGGATTGGGTCCATTTTCATCCGAATCTTTTGACAT gtataaacaaaaaaatataaaggagCTGCAGAAGATGCTACACGGGTGCAGTGAACAGCTGCAACAGTTCAGCCATGTTAACAAGAAAGCGCTTGATCAATATGTAAATTTCACAGAACAGCGAGAAGAACTTCAGAAACGGAAAGCTGAGCTTGATGCAGGAGATGAG aaaataaaagaattgattaCAGTTCTGGATCAGCAGCAAGACGAATCTATAGAACGTACTTACAAAATGATTTCATTTCACTTCCGGGAAATATTCTCTCAGTTTGTGCAAGGTGGACATGGTCACCTTGTCATGCTGAAGAAGACGAAAAAAAAG GACCGTGATCATGATGACGAAGATGGGTGTGGTGAAGCTGCTACAGAGAGAAGGGTTGAGAAATACGATGGTGTAACAGTGAAG GTGTCGTTTACTGATCAAGGGGAGACACGGTCAATGAAACAGTTGTCGGGAGGACAAAAGACCGTTGTTGCTCTTGCATTAATATTTGCCATCCAGAAATGCGATCCTGCACCGTTCTATCTCTTTGATGAGATTGATGCGGCACTTGATACTCAGTATCGAACTGCTGTCGGCA ACATGATTCGTGGTTTAGCTGATGACAGCGTAAGCACGCAGTTCATAACCACAACTTTTCGTCCGGAGCTAGTGAAAGTTGCTGATAAGATGTATGGAGTGTTTCATAAGAATAATGCGAGTATTGTAAAAGTTATTTCAAAGGAACAGGCGTTGAACTTCATCCAGATTGATCAGTCCCATGATACTTGA
- the LOC103858330 gene encoding structural maintenance of chromosomes protein 3 isoform X2, protein MYIKLVIIEGFKSYNEQTATEDFSRKVNCVVGANGSGKSNFFHAIRFVLSDIFQNLRNEDRNALLHEGVGHQVGSAFVEIVFDNSDNRIPVDKDEIRLRRAIGLKKDEYFLDGKHITKNEVMDLLESAGFSRSNPYYVVQQGKIALLTMMKDSERLDLLKEIGGTRVYEEKRCESLKVMQDTGIKRSHIIQAVQYLDEKLRELDEEKEELRKYQQLDKQRKSLEYTIYEKELHDTREKLEQTEDERTKASEESTKMYDRVEKAHDECRSLDESLAGLTKELQTMNKKKETVEALKTEAITKKAKLELDENDLKERIAGNIQSKNDALEQISMVEREMQDSLKELEVITPLYESQVDKEKQTTKRIMELEKKLNILYQKQGRATQFSDKANRDKWLRKEIKDLMRVLDSTMGQEQKLEDEIFGLNTDLKERDAHIKNHEVEISELDTHISKSHEQFNIKKRERDEEHKKRREKWGEESQLSSEIDKLKTELERAKKNLDHATPGDVRRGLISIKRICSEHKINGVFGPLVELVDCDEKFFTAVEVTAGNSLFHVVVENDDISTKIIKHLNSRKGGRVTFIPLNRVNAPHVSYPQCSDAIPLLRRLKFDSKFAPAFGQVFGRTVVCQDLNVATRVAKGDGLDCITLEGDQVSRRGGMTGGFYDHRRSKLRLMNTIIQNMKSIDTKEKVLEDVRRQLQVIDQQITQIVTEQQRLESDWKHSRLQVEQLKQEIANETKQKHAIHIALEHKEKSLGDVRIQMEQLRSSMAMKEAEMATELVDHLTPEETEELSRLNPEIEDVKDKLIAFKTDRIETETRKAELETNLSTNLKRRIDELHATIASIDDYSLPSSAGLETQELDDAKLLVEEFTNELQGLCRSIDEKTKQVKKIKDKKEKLKTLQDDCEMKLQDANKKLEELFSLRNTLLSKQEEYRKKIMGLGPFSSESFDMYKQKNIKELQKMLHGCSEQLQQFSHVNKKALDQYVNFTEQREELQKRKAELDAGDEKIKELITVLDQQQDESIERTYKMISFHFREIFSQFVQGGHGHLVMLKKTKKKDRDHDDEDGCGEAATERRVEKYDGVTVKVSFTDQGETRSMKQLSGGQKTVVALALIFAIQKCDPAPFYLFDEIDAALDTQYRTAVGNMIRGLADDSVSTQFITTTFRPELVKVADKMYGVFHKNNASIVKVISKEQALNFIQIDQSHDT, encoded by the exons ATGTACATCAAGCTG GTTATAATCGAAGGTTTCAAGAGTTACAATGAGCAAACTGCTACTGAGGATTTCAGCCGCAAAGTTAACTGTGTTG TTGGGGCAAATGGGTCTGGGAAAAGTAACTTTTTCCATG CAATTCGTTTTGTATTGAGTGACATCTTCCAAAATCTGCGTAATGAAGATAGGAATGCGTTACTCCAT GAAGGTGTTGGTCATCAAGTTGGATCTGCGTTCGTGGAGATTGTCTTTGATAATTCTGACAACCGCATCCCT GTTGATAAAGATGAAATTCGCTTGCGCCGAGCTATTGGTCTGAAGAAGGATGAATATTTCTTGGATGGGAAACACATTAC aaaaaatGAAGTTATGGATTTACTGGAGAGTGCTGGATTTTCTCGTTCTAATCCTTACTATGTTGTTCAACAAGGAAAG ATAGCCTTGTTGACAATGATGAAAGATTCAGAACGGCTAGATCTGCTAAAAGAGATTGGTGGTACCCGTGTTTATGAGGAGAAACGCTGTGAGAGTTTGAAAGTTATGCAGGATACAG GGATTAAACGAAGTCATATCATCCAAGCTGTCCAATACTTGGATGAAAAACTAAGGGAACTGGacgaagagaaagaagaactcagAAAATACCAACAACTTGATAAGCAGAGAAAATCACTCGAATACACCATTTATGAAAAAGAGCTTCACGATACTAGGGAGAAACTGGAACAG ACTGAAGATGAAAGAACTAAAGCATCCGAAGAGTCTACAAAAATGTATGACAGAGTTGAGAAGGCCCATGACGAGTGCAGGAGCTTAGATGAGTCGCTGGCAGGACTGACAAAGGAGCTTCAGACAatgaacaaaaagaaagaaactgtTGAAGCACTAAAAACTGAAGCTATTACGAAGAAGGCAAAACTTGAGCTTGATGAGAATGATTTAAAGGAACGGATTGCTGGAAATATCCAGTCAAAG AATGATGCACTTGAGCAAATTAGTATGGTGGAAAGAGAAATGCAGGATTCTTTGAAGGAACTAGAGGTGATTACTCCTTTATATGAAAGTCAAGTTGACAAGGAGAAGCAAACGACCAAAAG aATCATGGAGCTGGAGAAGAAGCTTAATATTCTTTATCAGAAACAGGGTCGTGCAACTCAGTTCTCAGATAAGGCTAATCGAGACAAATGGCTCCGGAAAGAAATTAAAGATCTCATGCGTGTTCTAGACTCAACTATGGGTCAA GAGCAAAAACTTGAGGATGAAATTTTTGGCCTCAATACTGATTTGAAGGAGCGTGATGCACACATCAAGAACCATGAAGTTGAAATTAGTGAACTGGACACTCACATTTCCAAGTCCCATGAACAATTCAATATTAAAAAGAGGGAGAGGGATGAAGAACATAAAAAAAGAAG GGAAAAATGGGGAGAAGAAAGTCAACTATCTTCAGAAATTGACAAGTTGAAAACGGAACTTGAAAGGGCAAAGAAAAATCTTGATCATGCAACTCCAGGA GATGTAAGGCGAGGACTGATCTCTATCAAACGGATTTGCTCTGAGCATAAGATCAATGGAGTTTTTGGTCCACTTGTTGAGCTGGTTGATTGCGATGAGAAGTTTTTCACCGCAGTTGAAGTCACTGCTGGAAACAG CCTATTTCACGTAGTAGTTGAGAATGACGACATTTCAACCAAGATAATTAAACACCTGAATTCTCGAAAGGGTGGACGTGTGACCTTCATACCCCTGAATCGGGTAAATGCACCTCACGTAAGCTATCCACAATGTTCTGATGCAATACCACTGCTGAGGAGATTGAAGTTCGACTCCAAATTTGCACCAGCATTTGGCCAG GTTTTTGGTAGAACAGTTGTATGTCAAGATCTGAATGTAGCAACAAGAGTTGCTAAAGGTGATGGCTTGGATTGCATAACTTTAGAAG GTGACCAGGTGAGCAGAAGGGGTGGCATGACCGGTGGATTTTATGACCACAGGCGGTCGAAATTGAGATTAATGAATACCATAATACAAAATATGAAGTCTATAGATACGAAGGAGAAGGTGTTGGAGGATGTTAGAAGACAGCTGCAAG TGATAGATCAGCAGATCACACAGATTGTTACTGAGCAGCAGAGACTTGAATCAGACTGGAAGCATAGCAGATTACAGGTGGAGCAACTGAAGCAAGAGATAGCTAACGAGACTAAGCAGAAACATGCTATACATATAGCCCTTGAACATAAG GAGAAATCACTAGGTGATGTTAGAATACAAATGGAGCAGTTAAGATCTAGCATGGCCATGAAGGAAGCTGAAATGGCCACGGAACTTGTGGATCACCTAACCCCAGAAGAAACGGAAGAATTATCACGATTAAACCCAGAAATTGAGGATGTTAAGGACAAACTTATTGCATTCAAGACAGATCGGATTGAG ACAGAGACAAGAAAAGCAGAGTTGGAGACTAATTTGTCTACCAACTTAAAGAGGAGAATAGATGAGTTACATGCTACTATAGCTTCCATCGACGATTATAGTTTGCCTAGTTCAGCTGGCTTAGAAACACAAGAACTTGATGATGCAAAACTATTGGTTGAAGAGTTCACAAACGAGCTCCAAG GTCTCTGTCGAAGCATTGATGAGAAGACTAAGCAGGTCAAGAAAATTAAAGATAAGAAGGAGAAGTTAAAG ACATTGCAAGATGACTGTGAGATGAAATTGCAAGATGCAAATAAAAAGTTGGAGGAACTATTCAGCCTTCGTAACACACTCCTTTCTAAGCAAGAAGAGTATAGGAAGAAGATTATGGGATTGGGTCCATTTTCATCCGAATCTTTTGACAT gtataaacaaaaaaatataaaggagCTGCAGAAGATGCTACACGGGTGCAGTGAACAGCTGCAACAGTTCAGCCATGTTAACAAGAAAGCGCTTGATCAATATGTAAATTTCACAGAACAGCGAGAAGAACTTCAGAAACGGAAAGCTGAGCTTGATGCAGGAGATGAG aaaataaaagaattgattaCAGTTCTGGATCAGCAGCAAGACGAATCTATAGAACGTACTTACAAAATGATTTCATTTCACTTCCGGGAAATATTCTCTCAGTTTGTGCAAGGTGGACATGGTCACCTTGTCATGCTGAAGAAGACGAAAAAAAAG GACCGTGATCATGATGACGAAGATGGGTGTGGTGAAGCTGCTACAGAGAGAAGGGTTGAGAAATACGATGGTGTAACAGTGAAG GTGTCGTTTACTGATCAAGGGGAGACACGGTCAATGAAACAGTTGTCGGGAGGACAAAAGACCGTTGTTGCTCTTGCATTAATATTTGCCATCCAGAAATGCGATCCTGCACCGTTCTATCTCTTTGATGAGATTGATGCGGCACTTGATACTCAGTATCGAACTGCTGTCGGCA ACATGATTCGTGGTTTAGCTGATGACAGCGTAAGCACGCAGTTCATAACCACAACTTTTCGTCCGGAGCTAGTGAAAGTTGCTGATAAGATGTATGGAGTGTTTCATAAGAATAATGCGAGTATTGTAAAAGTTATTTCAAAGGAACAGGCGTTGAACTTCATCCAGATTGATCAGTCCCATGATACTTGA
- the LOC103858331 gene encoding inactive protein RESTRICTED TEV MOVEMENT 2: protein MERKSDHATVNRIYDEFDPIFNWKTEQGFETLTIYLPGFKKEQLKVQVTTTRKVRVMGERPAGANKWIRFRKEFPIQANIDVDSIGAKFEGANLVVKLPRLPMGKQTSPMGTTAKPPPVPKKTEKVQPTKDKEAGVEKHAEKAQFPKPSREEETKRDEKEKALKETEKENVCDGVKKDYRSNVNAFKENLGGYVALMKNNQKAITLGMVAPAAAVLLLSLGFYAGQMFTS, encoded by the exons ATGGAGAGAAAATCTGATCATGCTACTGTTAATCGCATCTACGATGAATTTGATCCAATCTTTAATTGGAAAACTGAACAAGGCTTCGAAACTCTCACTATTTACCTTCCAG GCTTTAAGAAAGAGCAGCTTAAAGTGCAAGTAACCACAACGAGGAAAGTAAGAGTGATGGGAGAACGTCCAGCGGGAGCCAACAAATGGATCCGTTTCCGCAAGGAGTTTCCTATTCAAGCAAACATTGATGTTGACTCCATTGGTGCTAAATTCGAAGGCGCAAATCTTGTTGTGAAGCTCCCTAGACTACCAATGGGCAAACAAACTTCTCCGATGGGTACAACCGCAAAACCTCCTCCGGTTCCTAAGAAAACCGAGAAGGTACAGCCAACAAAAGATAAAGAAGCGGGAGTAGAGAAACATGCAGAGAAGGCTCAATTTCCAAAGCCATCAAGAGAGGAAGAGACCAAGCGGGATGAGAAAGAGAAAGCTCTTAAAGAAACAGAGAAGGAAAACGTTTGTGATGGAGTTAAGAAAGATTACAGAAGTAACGTGAATGCATTCAAGGAAAATCTTGGAGGATATGTGGCTTTGATGAAGAATAACCAGAAAGCAATCACACTTGGTATGGTTGCTCCCGCGGCCGCGGTTCTGTTGTTGTCGCTTGGATTCTATGCTGGTCAAATGTTTACTTCTTAA